The following nucleotide sequence is from Paenibacillus andongensis.
CCATTCGTTAACCCGGCATTTATCGGATGCCTTTACAGGGAGCGGACAATCCGCGATGCCTCAGGGTCTAGACTTTAAAGACCCGCATGCTCTGCTTGACCCTGCAACTCGTACTCAAATTCCGGAGCAGGTGCTTGGGAAAATATCCGAAGGACTCTCCTCCTCCATCGTGGCCACATTTGCGTGGGGACTTATCCCTGCAGTTCTCGCTTTAGCTGCCGCTTTTGCCATGAGCAAAGAGAAGCTCGTGATTGAAGCGGATAAAGAAACGTTCGCAGCCGCATCGCATTAAGAGGCAAGCTTCGTATAAACCGTGTAGCATAGAAAGCACAGAACGCACAGAAAGACCAGTGGTCCACCGCGGATTCCTGGTCTTTCTTTTGCGATTTATTACTCATCAAATAAATTCGTAGACAAATACCGCTCACCGGTATCTGGCAGGATAACGACGATGGTCTTCCCTTTATTCTCAGGTCGTTTAGCAATTTCACTTGCTGCGAAAGCTGCCGCGCCGGATGAAATACCGACCAGCAAACCTTCCGTTTTGGCCAGTTCACGAGCCGTCGTTATGGCATCCTCATTGCTCACAGTAAATATTTCGTCTACAACTGAACTGTTGAAATTATCTGGAACAAACCCGGCACCGATGCCCTGAATATGATGCACGCCACGACTGCCACCTGACAAGACGGGCGAATCGGCTGGCTCGACGGCTATCACTTGGATCGATGGATTTCTCTGTTTCAGTATCTCGCCCACACCAGTGATCGTCCCTCCTGTACCAACTCCCGCGATGAAAATATCAACTTTACCGTCTGTATCTTTCCATATTTCTTCGGCCGTAGTATTTCTGTGAATCTCCGGATTGGCTGGATTACTGAATTGCTGTGGTATAAATGAGTTTGGCATCTTTGCAGCTAATTCCTCTGCTTTTTTAATTGCGCCTAACATGCCTTCAGAGGCTGGAGTGAGAACAAGTTCTGCACCCAGAGCCTTTAATAGTTTTCTGCGTTCTATACTAAAAGAATCAGGCAATATAATGATTAACCGATACCCTAGCGCAGCCGCTGCAAAAGCCAGAGCGATTCCTGTATTTCCGCTAGTAGGCTCAATAATGACAGTCTCTTTATTGATCTTGCCGGATTTTTCAGCTTCTTTAATCATCGCGAAACCGATACGGTCTTTTACACTGCCAGCCGGGTTAAAATACTCCAGCTTCGCGACGATTTTGGCATCAAGTCCATGCCGATTTTTATAATTCCAGAGCTCGAGCAGCGGCGTATTACCGATTAACTCTGTCAAATTGCTATAAATTTTCGTCATAAGAAAACCTCGCCTTCCATTTATATATTAAACCTATGGACTTAATCGGATAATCACAGTATATCACGCATGCGAGTGAAAAAATAAATCAATAATGCTGATAGATTGGTACGCTATTTTCTTATATTAGTCTTTTTTGGAATAATCACCGTAGACGAAGAACGCCCTTTAGCCTTGTGGCCAAAGGGCGTGCTAAACAGGTGGATTCTGACACTGATCATTTCACCCAGTAGAACAAGATTAAATAAAGGCATCGGCAGTCTGGGACTTTCACATCCGAGGCTGCTAATGCCTTATTCATATATTCACACACCGTGTCAATTAGTTATACCAGTGAAGAACCGCCATCCACGACAATAGTCTGTCCGGTGGAGTATTTCTCACGCATTAAATAAAGAAAGGCCTCGGCCGCATCTTCTGGTTCTCCTACTCGGCCTACCGGGAGGGTTTTTCCAAAAGTCTCATACATAGCGTTCCTGTTTTCCTCAGGCATGTCGTTCCACATCTCGGTACGCATTAACCCGAAGCTTATCGCGTTGACACGAAGCGGGCTAAGTTCGACAGCCAATGCCCTGGTCAGTGCCTCAATAGCGCTGCATATGCTGGCTGTGACCGCCCAACCCTTCTGCGGCCGAGCTCCGGCAACGCCAGAAGTTAAAATGATTGACCCGCCCTCTCTGAGGTTCTTGCTACCGTATTTAGCGGCCATAAACGCCCCCCAGTAACGCAGGTTAAAAAATCGACGTGCTGTCTTCATGTCAATTGTGCTGAGATTTTCGATATGCAAGGACTCGCCAGCCGTGAAAACCAAATGATCAAATTCACCAATTTGGCTGAAGAATGTACAAACCATCTCTTCATTCGATAGATCAACCACATGCCCTTCCGCACCTTGGGGCAGACGCGAGATTGCATTGTCAACTCTCTCTTTTCGACTAGAGACGATGACTACGGATGCCCCTTCCCGCGCAGCGGCTTCGGCTGTAGCAAATCCAACTCCTGACGTTCCTCCAAGGAGGACAACGCGTTTGCCTCTTAATGTACTGCTTCGTTCGCTCTGTT
It contains:
- the cysK gene encoding cysteine synthase A, with amino-acid sequence MTKIYSNLTELIGNTPLLELWNYKNRHGLDAKIVAKLEYFNPAGSVKDRIGFAMIKEAEKSGKINKETVIIEPTSGNTGIALAFAAAALGYRLIIILPDSFSIERRKLLKALGAELVLTPASEGMLGAIKKAEELAAKMPNSFIPQQFSNPANPEIHRNTTAEEIWKDTDGKVDIFIAGVGTGGTITGVGEILKQRNPSIQVIAVEPADSPVLSGGSRGVHHIQGIGAGFVPDNFNSSVVDEIFTVSNEDAITTARELAKTEGLLVGISSGAAAFAASEIAKRPENKGKTIVVILPDTGERYLSTNLFDE
- a CDS encoding SDR family oxidoreductase, coding for MIKTEQSERSSTLRGKRVVLLGGTSGVGFATAEAAAREGASVVIVSSRKERVDNAISRLPQGAEGHVVDLSNEEMVCTFFSQIGEFDHLVFTAGESLHIENLSTIDMKTARRFFNLRYWGAFMAAKYGSKNLREGGSIILTSGVAGARPQKGWAVTASICSAIEALTRALAVELSPLRVNAISFGLMRTEMWNDMPEENRNAMYETFGKTLPVGRVGEPEDAAEAFLYLMREKYSTGQTIVVDGGSSLV